A single window of Salvia splendens isolate huo1 chromosome 8, SspV2, whole genome shotgun sequence DNA harbors:
- the LOC121745087 gene encoding farnesyl pyrophosphate synthase — protein MASDLRARFLEVYSKLKSELLSDPAFEWTDASRQWVDRMLDYNVPGGKLNRGLSVIDSYKLLKEGKDLTDDEVFLASALGWCIEWLQAYFLVLDDIMDNSHTRRGQPCWFRIPKVGMIAINDGIILRNHIPRILKKHFRTKAYYVDLLDLFNEVEFQTASGQMIDLITTIEGEKDLSKYSLPLHRRIVQYKTAYYSFYLPVACALLMAGEDLEKHPTVKDVLINMGIYFQVQDDYLDCFGEPEKIGKIGTDIEDFKCSWLVVKALELCNEEQKKTLFEHYGKEDPADVAKIKVLYNEINLQGAFAEFESKSYEKLNSSIEAHPSKSVQAVLKSFLGKIYKRQK, from the exons ATGGCGTCGGATCTGAGGGCCAGGTTTTTGGAGGTTTATTCCAAGCTCAAATCTGAGCTCTTGAGCGACCCTGCTTTCGAGTGGACTGATGCCTCTCGTCAATGGGTCGACCGT ATGCTAGACTACAATGTGCCCGGAG GGAAGTTGAACCGAGGTCTGTCAGTTATTGATAGCTACAAGTTACTAAAAGAAGGAAAAGATCTAACTGATGATGAAGTGTTCCTAGCTAGTGCTCTTGGCTGGTGTATTGAATGG CTCCAGGCATATTTTCTTGTCCTTGATGATATTATGGATAATTCTCACACACGACGTGGTCAGCCATGCTGGTTTAGAATCCCCAAG GTTGGTATGATTGCTATAAATGATGGAATCATTCTCCGGAACCATATCCCCAGAATTCTTAAGAAGCACTTCCGAACAAAGGCTTACTATGTCGATCTGCTGGATTTGTTCAATGAG GTGGAATTTCAAACTGCTTCGGGACAGATGATAGATTTAATTacaactattgaaggagaaaaaGATTTGTCAAAATACTCATTGCCTCT TCATCGCCGTATTGTTCAGTACAAGACTGCCTACTACTCATTTTACCTTCCA GTTGCTTGTGCATTGCTCATGGCGGGTGAGGACCTGGAGAAACATCCAACAGTAAAAGATGTGCTTATTAATATGGGAATATACTTTCAAGTACAAGATGATTATTTAGATTGCTTTGGTGAGCCTGAAAAGATCGGGAAG ATTGGTACAGATATTGAAGATTTCAAATGTTCTTGGCTGGTTGTAAAGGCCCTAGAGCTTTGTAACGAAGAACAGAAGAAAACTCTTTTC GAGCACTATGGAAAGGAAGATCCGGCTGATGTTGCAAAAATCAAAGTCCTATACAACGAGATCAATCTACAAGGTGCGTTTGCTGAGTTCGAGAGCAAGAGCTACGAAAAACTAAACAGCTCGATTGAAGCTCATCCCAGCAAATCTGTACAAGCGGTGCTCAAGTCTTTCTTGGGAAAGATATACAAGAGACAGAAATAA
- the LOC121745064 gene encoding phosphoglycolate phosphatase 2-like yields MATQISQSTLKEKSQLLTPLNTQNLLDSVDAFLFDCDGVIWKGDSLIDGVSDTLDFLRSMGKKLVFVTNNSTKSRRQYAKKFHSVGISVSEDEIFSSSFAAAMYLKVNKFPKEKKVYVIGEEGILEELELAGFTPLGGPEDGKKSAHMKRNSFFEHDKNVGAVVVGLDQYINFYKLQYGTLCIRENPGCLFIATNRDAVGNLTDLQEWPGAGCMVGAICGTTQKDPIVVGKPSTFLMDFLLEKFNIPTSKMCMVGDRLDTDILFGQNSGCRTLLVFSGVTKESDLQDPSNQIHPEYMTTTLSDILHLANNKF; encoded by the exons atgGCCACACAAATCTCGCAATCGACCCTCAAGGAAAAGTCTCAGCTCCTTACACCTCTCAACACTCAAAATCTCCTCGATTCCGTTGACGCTTTTCTCTTCGACTGCGATG GTGTGATATGGAAAGGAGATTCTCTGATTGACGGTGTTTCGGATACTCTGGATTTTCTTCGATCCATG GGGAAAAAACTTGTTTTTGTGACGAATAATTCGACTAAGTCTAGAAGGCAATATGCTAAGAAGTTTCATTCTGTGGGAATTTCTGTGTCTGAG GACGAGATATTCAGTTCTTCATTTGCTGCAGCAATGTACTTGAAAGTGAACAAGTTTCCTAAAGAAAAGAAG GTGTATGTGATTGGTGAAGAAGGCATCCTGGAGGAACTGGAGCTTGCTGGTTTTACCCCTCTTGGTGGTCCT GAAGATGGGAAGAAAAGTGCCCATATGAAACGAAACAGCTTCTTTGAGCATGATAAGAAT GTCGGAGCTGTGGTGGTTGGACTAGACCAGTACATAAACTTCTACAAGCTGCA GTATGGCACTCTTTGTATACGTGAGAATCCTGGATGCCTATTTATTGCCACAAACCGCGATGCTGTAGGAAATCTCACTGATCTACAAGAATGGCCCG GCGCAGGATGCATGGTTGGTGCAATATGTGGTACAACACAGAAAGATCCAATTGTAGTTGGGAAACCCTCTACCTTTCTGATGGACTTTTTACTAGAAAA ATTCAACATCCCTACTTCTAAGATGTGTATGGTTGGGGACAGATTAGACACTGATATTTTGTTTGGACAAAATTCTGGCTGCAGAACACTTCTTGTATTTTCAG GTGTGACAAAGGAATCCGATCTCCAAGATCCATCAAACCAGATTCATCCAGAGTATATGACAACCACGCTGTCGGATATTCTACATTTAGCCAATAATAAATTCTAA